A region of the Sideroxydans lithotrophicus ES-1 genome:
TGTTGCTGCAAGGCAAGTTCGATGAGGTGGAGAAACGTCTGCGGGAGGCGATGGAACAGGCGGCAGAAGCCATGCACTACGAACATGCCGCCGCGCTGCGCGACCAGTTGCAGGCACTGCATACGGTGCAGCAGAAACAGTTCGTGGAGAGCGGGCGCGATACCGATGCCGACATTGTGGCGGTAGTCGAGGCTGAAGGCGCGATATGCCTGAACCTCGCTGTGGTGCGCGGTGGGCGGCATCTGGGCGACAAACCGTTCTTTCCCCAGAACGTGCAGGGCCAGGACAGCGCTGAGGTGCTGGAGGCTTTCTTGGCGCAGCATTATCTGGAGAGTAACGTACCTTCGCTGATCATCACCAGCGCAGAGATCTCCGATGAAACACTGGAAGCGTTGTTGAGCGAGCAGGCGGGGCACAAGGTTCAGATCCGGCACGCGGTGACCGGGGAGCGGCGGCAATGGCTGGAGATGGCGCAAGGCAATGCACTGTTGGCATTGCGCCAGCAAGCCGGCTTGCAAGCCGGACAGGCATTGCGCCTGGAGGCGCTGCGTACGGCATTGTCATTGCCCGATCTGAAACGGATCGAATGCTTCGACATCAGTCATACCATGGGTGAAGCGACTGTGGCATCGTGCGTGGTCTACGATGATTTGGCCATCCGCCCGCAGGAATATCGTCGTTACAACATCGGCGGCATCACGCCCGGTGACGACTATGCCGCGATGCGGCAGGCACTGCAGCGGCGCTACCAGAAATTGCAGGCGGGGGAGGGCAAGCGCCCGGACCTGATCCTGATCGACGGTGGAGCCGGACAGTTGGGCATGGCGGTGGAGGTGATGGCAGAGTTCGGATTGTCCGATATCGCGCTGATTGGAGTGGCCAAGGGAGTGGAACGCAAGCCGGGAAAGGAGCAATTGTTGCGACCCGGTGCGGAAAAGCCGTTACAATTGACCCCAGATAGTCCTGCCCTGCATCTGATCCAGCAAGTGCGTGATGAGGCTCATCGTTTTGCCATCAGCGGCCATCGTGCACGACGCGGAAAAGCGCGCACCACTTCATCATTGGAAGACATCGAGGGAGTGGGAGAAAAACGCCGCCGCAACTTGCTGACCCATTTCGGTGGGTTAAAGGGTGTACAACAAGCCAGCATAGAAGAATTAGCGCGAGTAGAGGGGA
Encoded here:
- the uvrC gene encoding excinuclease ABC subunit UvrC, giving the protein MNATAFDPKEFVASLPLQPGVYRMLDEAGQVLYVGKANQLKKRVGSYFQQSNLSPRIRLMVSHIARIEVTVTRSEAEALLLENNLIKSLKPRYNILFRDDKSYPYIVLTGSPSPRLTYYRGATDKRNQYFGPYPNAQAAKESINLLQKVFRLRTCEEGVFNNRTRPCLLHQIHRCSAPCVGLISAEDYATDVRNAGLLLQGKFDEVEKRLREAMEQAAEAMHYEHAAALRDQLQALHTVQQKQFVESGRDTDADIVAVVEAEGAICLNLAVVRGGRHLGDKPFFPQNVQGQDSAEVLEAFLAQHYLESNVPSLIITSAEISDETLEALLSEQAGHKVQIRHAVTGERRQWLEMAQGNALLALRQQAGLQAGQALRLEALRTALSLPDLKRIECFDISHTMGEATVASCVVYDDLAIRPQEYRRYNIGGITPGDDYAAMRQALQRRYQKLQAGEGKRPDLILIDGGAGQLGMAVEVMAEFGLSDIALIGVAKGVERKPGKEQLLRPGAEKPLQLTPDSPALHLIQQVRDEAHRFAISGHRARRGKARTTSSLEDIEGVGEKRRRNLLTHFGGLKGVQQASIEELARVEGISPLLAEKIYQHLH